The DNA segment ACAAAGGATAACTGTTGTATATAGCAGTAGACAATATGTGGTGAATGACATGAGTCTTCGCCATTATGAGCTCTGAATACATTCATTACCTCAAGAACTTTCATAGTATAAAtggtttttccttcatttttcctttttttagtgAAGAAATATCTGAAGGAAAAATATCAGTGTTACGAAGACAATTATATGGTATCCTACACTGGTGTTAAATTGTCTAGGAAGCTGCATTAGGTTAGAACAAAATGACGTACTgcaaaaatattataattgttccCATATACTGGAATTCAAAAGAATGGAATATGGTTACATAAGGTCCAATGTTCCATTCTAAATTGCAGTGGTTGTGAAAATAATCAGGTTCTTTTCCCCTTTGCCATCATTGGCTGAATACATTTGAAGAAGGGCCTTAGAGTCTAACTGTTTTTCTAGTGGTCTGCTAAAATCCCTCAGATCCCAAGATGAGCTTTTTGCTGTCCAGTCAAAAACAGCACAGAGTAAATGCCTGTTTGGCTTCCTGTAACTGCTCATGTAAATGGCATTTCCATACTTGTGGAGCTTTGAggggtttttttttataaacattttaaaattctcattataattttttggacTTTCCCATGCTGGTTGGTGTTACAAAGTATAGAACTGAAACATTAGGTGATTTGGTCTGTTATGTAAGATCAATCATTCAAAGATGGGTCAATTGAATGCCATTTTTAGCCAAGTTTCTTCACTACAAATTATCTACAGTCTCTAatctattttaaagggatagctcacctaaaacatttattattatatattataaatatctgtcattatttaaaaactctcatatcattccaaaccgcTGTGCCTTTCTTTTGTCCATGGACCAAAGAAGTTTAGAAGAaggtctgagctgctctcttacatacagtgaaagtgaattaggaccaggggctgtcaaaaaGCACAGtaaaattttatgtaaaaatagtTCTTATGACATATCTACTATATTCAAAGTTTTCCGTTGCCATAtagagctttgtgtgaggaatagaccgAAATTGAAGTCATTCACTGAAAATTTGCCTTAAAAATAAACAACTATttctgtgttccatgaaagaaagtcataggttttgaaagacatgagagtgagtaaataatttaatttgggggtgaataattcctttaaCAAATGTGAAAAGTTAATTAAATTTACGGTCTGTCTTCACTGGACACAAGCATCAcgtcaaaagcaaaaaaataatccTGATGTGGTGCGGCGCATCACATCAGTTAaagcgcccggtgtagacaggatgTTACGTAGCCCTCTCTGTTGATTCTGTGCAGGTTCCACTGTTCTGCCTGGGAATTATGGGCTGCAGGATCAGGCAGCTGTACTGGGttgggttcagaagaacattGCTCTTTTTGGAGGAGATCCCACTAAAGTCACCTTGGGGGCAGAGAGAAACGGAGCCGACATTGCAAGCCTTCATCTCACCTCACCATCAGCTTCATCACTCTTTCGAAGAGCTTTACTAATGGTAAGAACAGAAGGCTTTTTTCTAAATCAGTTACACATCACTATTATATTGTTTAATATGTCTGGTTTGTGAGGTCACTTTTACAGTTAGATCATACTAATCCTTCTCCATCTGTAAGTCCAACAATAATGAAACAGGGTTGCACTGGGATCTTTAAGCTCTCTCATACTAAAAGCTTCAAAAGCTTGGAATTGGAATACTCTGGAGGaactattttaaagggatagttcacccagaaattaaaattctgtcctcatttatttACCCACTTGTCTTTTGAAACCCggatgactttcattcttttgtaaaacaTCAACATCAATTGtatacactgcatgcccaattattaggcaaattgtattcctcaggattaattttattgttgaacaaacacaatgctctcagtcaatccaaaatgttactgaacctcaaacctgaatgtttaacaaagaaaaagtgagttttgtctttcttaGGGGAATATATCAAGTGtgtacaattattaggcaactgttagtgtgcacaattattaggcaactaaattacaaaaataatttctcccaactcaattgtttattctcaatttttagagtaggtgcaacaaataagtaacacaaaatgacaaatataatttttggcctttcaaaaatattcagtgaccaatatagccactcTTCAATAACtgccatccatggagtctgtcagtttcttgatctgttcacgatcaacttttcgctgaagcagcaaccacagcctcccaaatgctgttcaaagaggtgtattgtcttccctcactgtaaatctcacatttgaaaagggcccacaagttctcagtaggatttaagtcaggggaggaagggggccaagtcattatttgggcatctttgaggcccttgctggctagccaagcagtggagtgcttggatgcatgtgatggagcattgtcctgcataaagatcatggccttcttgaatgctgagatgaCTTCTTCCTgcaccactgcttgaagaaagtactttccagaaactggcagaaggtttgagagttgagtttcagtccatcttcaactcgaaaaggtccaactacctcatccttaatgatagcagcccttACCattacccctcctccaccttgctggcacctgactcgaagtggtgccctgtgtccattaatgatccagccatgggcccatccatctggtccatccagagtcactctcatttcatctgtccataaaacctttgaaaaatctgtcttcatgtatttccaATTTTGACACTTcagcttgtgaatatattcagtagtggtcgtgtttcagccttcttgaccttggccatgtctctgagcagttggcaccttgtacttctggacactccaagtaggttgcagttctggaatatggtagcattggaggataatgggttcctggtagctttacgtttaattcttctgaagtcttttgcagttaatttgtgccttctccatgcgttttttgtgcccccagttgactattcgcaacaaaatgtttgattatggtcacgcctcaatagtttttcaagagtgttgcatccgtctgaaaggcattttacaatattttacttttcagttaaatctcttttttggcccattttacctgaggtaatgaagctgcctaatatttatgcacaccttgatataaggtgttagtcactttcgccacatcctccctcattacacaaataaatACCACctaaaaatgattgaatccaataagcattctagtttatatggtttggagttggaaaatgtgcatggaaataatgataagatcagaacactcacttgcctaataattgggcatgcagtgtgtgtgtgtgtgtgtgtgtgtgtgtgtgtgtgtgtatgtgtatatatctatatatatatatatatatatatatatatatatatatatatattttgtatgtatctgtagcagaatgtccaagctgctcttttccatccaatgcaagtctatggtgaccacgactgtcaagcaaaattttCTGTAAATCATTATTTTAGTAATTAATCTCCACCAGTGAACCTGCATTGATTTGTCAATGCACCTCCTCATAGCCGTCTTCCACAGTGGCCAAACTGTCAAGCCGATGGTCAGGCAGCGTATAGACAGACCTCCACCTCTTTTTCTTGAAgctaaatttttttctctctggttTCTCCTGCTCTCCCAGCAAGGACATGTAGGAGGAGACACTATTCTGAACCCCGTAGCTGAGTGCTGAATCTTGGTTGGCAGAGGAAGGGCTTGTACTCTGGTGCATTAGCTCAGAGCTAAAAGGGATAGAGatttcaaacaaaacagaaactcAGTTTTTACAGTTTTCAGGGCAAATcagcctatgaatggcttacttatagttgtttctgcatatagAATTATTTTTTAGAGAAAATGGTACACAGCTTTAAAGGATATTcccttatgttttttttatgctatgtctacagtaatacaattttatattttatcttacCTGTTCACTGCTTTCCAGTCAAAGGAACGTTTTTGCCCATCAGATGCAGTTGGAGAGAGCTGATTAAGAGTTGTTTCACAAACAGTCAAGCACGGGCCTGTTAGAACACAACACAACCCATCTGCTATGTCTGTAAGAGAGCGGCAGAAAAAATAATCAGCATTACACAGATAAAGTGGCCAAATATTTTACACTAAAACAGCACAAATGAATATTGATTGTTGTGGTAATGTATGGTTTACCAGAGTAGTGGCTGACCAGGTCTTCCAGGCATTGGAAAGTGAGGCGTGGTGAGATGAAGTACCAATTGTTTGGCATCCGAACTATTCGATAATGCTTAATGGATCTGTGGCGCACAGACAAGGTGTACATACCTACAAAGATAGAAGCAAAATAATTGAACTTCGGAGATATGATTGTAACTTCAGCTattaaaggagtattctgggttcaatacaagttaagcttagttGACAGAATTTATGTCAAAGTTTAtaatcacaaacatttattttgactcatccctccttttctttaaaaaaggcaaaaatttatgttacagtgaggcacttaaaatggaagtgaaagggtgcctatttttggagggtttacagTAGAGGTGGGGAAAAATATCATTATGTTAGAGTATCCTAATATTTTTCCGAGTAATATTGTATCGAGATTTGCATGCAaaatatcaatattattatttacatttttctacaTTAATATTGTGGTGATGGTAAAAATGTTGTCTTTGCCAAATCAATCTTGTAATtcaacaacagtcccttagaATATGCAGTTTTTATGCTTTACACATAATCGCCCTACCTTACTAAAATTTATtacaattttacagtagtaacattaactgaggtatgctgacaaaaatgttagtatcatataaaataggctaaccttttaggtgaaaactattatacattatttgtattgaaactgttgtaataaataatggttttaaaatgttcaggctactactgtattcataaatactataatttatttttagaaagactagatacattgacctaaccacagaaataggGAGCCATTATGGTGTTATTTGCTCATGGTTTTGCATTGTAcattgatattaggaaataaactggcacttttattttaatttaacaatgcatttggtgatttggtaACAGTTCTCTTAAGTCCGAAGAAGACGAAtgagaaacattgagtgaaatatCGCAATATATCATAGTTTTGAATCACACTACTCCCAAAGTAAAGAATCGCAATAATATTGTATCATGACATATCGATATAATTTCCATATCACCAGTTacttgtgattcccacccctagtttacaggcagaaatgtgaagcttatatttttataataaacttACAACAAGCActcactttaattcttctgtaaaaccttgtatgttatttgagctgtgaagttgtttaaataatcgtttttattgtcattttagtgTTTACGTCATTatggcaaccaagttgtaaaattgtgtataactttacacagaaaaggtttgtaagcgattttatcacactaaaatcatgttaacatgcataatgtttatatcttgtggctatacttttgaaacagtgagtattttaaagattacggattagcctcattcacttccattgcaagtgcctcactgtaacccagagttgCCTGCTCCCACAAAGTGTGGTTTGACGACCACGTCTGTAGCAGCTGGCACTAGGCTGGTTTTGGAATCGCATTacggtggtacttcaagcttgaagtgcTGAAATGGTAGGAAATTcctttattacagaatttacaaacTGGACAGTTATAAGttaagtgtgcaatttttttaagcattatttTGGAACTaacaaattttaataaattaacatgttaaattgacaacTTGAAGATACATATGAATGACCATACTAACAACCTGTAACCTATAATAGGTATTATCATCGTTATTTTTGGCACTTCATTGGACAAAAAAGAAAGGCAAATGTCAGAGTGGAGGTGATATGAGTATAATGTTTGTCTTAAATATGTATACAGACCTTTTGTGCTCTCTCTGATCAAGAATGACCCAACTCGGTTTCCTGGGAGACGAAGCAGCTCTTCAGCCTTTGGTCTGGTCACATTTTCATACAGCCAGCTGAGACAGTCGAGAATGTTGCCATTAGCACTTAGCAGACACAACCGTTGAACAGCTAGCCATCATTGATGCTAGCTGGCTAGTTACTAGTTTAGTCAGTAATTTCAAACTTACCCATGGTAGACTTTTGCTGCATGACAGTGTGGTATATAGTTCACTTCTTTAGTTTGGACTGAGTAGACCTTCCACCAGTACCCTTccctgagagagagggagaattttttttaatggacctTTAATTACCACTATATccaacaaaaaacattatttcacaCTTGGTGCCATGTTGATCAAATAATAATGAGAGATTGGAAAGAGAATAAAAAATGAGCTTGTGAAGTGGAGTGCCATTTTATAGAAGACTACGTGTAAAAATGTGAGGTGGATGGATGCTTCTAGTTGGTTGTTTTAAAGTGCTAAATGTCAAACAACAACCTATGTTCTTTGTTTTCATATTCAGTGAAAAGTTGTTTTTTGTCTGTGTAACATGTTCTGCACAAGATAGTGTTCCGGCGGCCAATAATGGCTGCAGGGGTGGTTTGGATTTGTGGTCAGTTGTTCACTCACACATTGAGTCCAGCAGCATTCAGTGTTATTACTGTGTAAAATATAGTAAGACTACACTTCAAAACCTATAAGTTAACTCAAATGGTTCAGATAATTGGTTGCATTGCCCTAGTTTTCATGTCTCTGTGCTGAGTGAGCAATGAGAGACTTGGTGGACAGCAGGGGTGTAATAATCATGTCTTGTAAAGCATGACTGAGACTAAGATTTTTTTGTACAACATGCAGGCTAATGCTCTTTTAGAAAGATGAGATTTTAATGCTTACTCAGACACTACTTTCAGCCACTCTCCCATATGAAATATGGGCTCACAGATATCAGGAGGAGGGTAATTATCCAACACTACTGCTGTGTCATTGTCATGCACTGCAAAAGAGAGAATATCACGTCATTATCTTGACAAAAATtactttaatatattttatgtattgtaCTTGGTGTTCTTTGCTATCAAGGAGTCTTGAGGTAGTAGGTGTAGGTGAtaccactttattttattttcattgcaatacCAAGTATCAAGACCAAGATTGCCAATATCTATGCTATACTATAGTATAGTAAAATACTACAATATTATACCTATATACTTTCTATTGAatggaatttgtttttttttaaattggtaatTATAaccattaacattttattaacaaattatcagacttctgtttttgtttattatttagtaACAACAATTACAGAACATGGTCACATTTGTTGCTTCATCGTTATTTAGTGTGAACGTACTCCAGATGATGTTTCTTTGGCTTTACTCATTATTCCTTCCTCAATTGATTGACTATGGCTTATTAATGGATCTCTTTTTGTTCTCAAATGTTTTGGTGTTAGGAAGTAATTATATAGTCATTATTTAGTATGCGAGTTACAATGCCAGGAAGCAGCTAATGGTTCCTGCCAAGCTTTAAGCTAGCTTGATCTTTTAAGTCAAGATTGAGTTCCAAACAGGATAACAAACTTCCCTGTCTTTCATTTCTAGGTTATAACACGTCTGTTTCTGCTACTTTTAGTTGCTTTTGTGTGAATAGAGCAACAGTTCAACTTTAGACATCCCTGGAggcttttaaaaatattgtttcaaGGATAGACCTTAGCTAAAACTACACATTTTTCTCATGTCTATAGGTAATCCTACAGTACAGTTTGAGTCTCTTCACACACCACAACAtctgtaaaatatataaatggtGTGGCATTTGTCTACAGTGATTGCACATAGAGAAAACATCACTTGACAATAGACATATGTTCAGTCACTTATAAACACTGCTTAGTTTTTATACCTCTTGGTAGAAGGTCTTCATTACTGTGAGTTTGTCTGAAATCCTCTGGGGTTCTTTGGCTTGTCAGAACACCTCCCATTGCCAGTCTTCACATATGTACAGTGCTATTCCTATGGGTTTGCCTCATCCAACCAGCCATGCAGATGAATATGGCTGCTTGTTGCTCTCCTCTGTCTGCATTCATAGTGTGTCATTAGTCTCTACTGTTATTTGTTTTGCGACTTCCCACTGATAAGCATTTACAAAGAGCCTGGTCTGCATAAACGTGGAAGCTGTCACCACACTTTCCACTTCGTCTAGAAGCAAAAATAGGAAGCGCTGAAAAGAAAAAGTGTTATCACATGCAAATACAATGCACTATAAATGCAAACAGTGCACTTCTTCTGGTAAGTAGGTGTATAAATAGCATATGCAAAGAAAACCATTCACTGtttcattattttctcttttgaaTACACACTACTTTATTCTGAAGATTGCTGCATGACTATCATGGCCCCAagaagtatttgggcatttttggACCCTTAAGCCACACTTACTGTAAAATgtctgaattccattatattaaaTAACAGAACAAAAGCAAGTGAGACAAATTTTGTGATTGAAAAAGAGCCTTAAATTCTCTCTTCAGATCAAACTGAGTAACAAATGAAATTTGAAATAGCTGGTCCAGTTGAAAATATATTATCATGACTAATGACTAAAGGTCCAGATACTTTTTTAAGCACATGCAATGCTTAACATTTCTCTTGTGTATGCTTAGGGTGGATCAGTGTTCTCGCCAGCTGTTATGATGAGTACATCTAAAGCCCAGGCTCAAGCTGCATCTCTAGCCAGAGAACTTGACTGCTCTCCCTCTGACATTGCAAAGCTACTGATCTGTCTGCGGAGCAAACCAGCTCAGAGCATtaatgctgcccagacaaaggtaTGATGAATCTCCTAAGATGGAAATA comes from the Myxocyprinus asiaticus isolate MX2 ecotype Aquarium Trade chromosome 15, UBuf_Myxa_2, whole genome shotgun sequence genome and includes:
- the LOC127452832 gene encoding src-like-adapter, whose translation is MGGVLTSQRTPEDFRQTHSNEDLLPRVHDNDTAVVLDNYPPPDICEPIFHMGEWLKVVSEEGYWWKVYSVQTKEVNYIPHCHAAKVYHGWLYENVTRPKAEELLRLPGNRVGSFLIRESTKGMYTLSVRHRSIKHYRIVRMPNNWYFISPRLTFQCLEDLVSHYSDIADGLCCVLTGPCLTVCETTLNQLSPTASDGQKRSFDWKAVNSSELMHQSTSPSSANQDSALSYGVQNSVSSYMSLLGEQEKPERKKFSFKKKRWRSVYTLPDHRLDSLATVEDGYEEVH